Proteins encoded within one genomic window of Amycolatopsis sp. 2-15:
- a CDS encoding PucR family transcriptional regulator translates to MGSDQVTRLGELETVVTRRLPAILNEVRDQLVEQHPDYAAFLTEELAEIVTASAGFVRRLINLAEQPDEDLPELGSGVEQVVFEEIGRTQYRQGRRVTSLLSAYRVGARVAWRHVSEAALDLEVPAELFASLATTVFALVDQLSESSLKGYLQEQSDAVRMRERLRDELTELLLSDRADGAAVQAAALRAEWRLPRSAAVVLVEDENQLGRELVARLDDTCLRLRRPGQLVTIVPDPGGPGRRAWLARALRGGGAVVGATVPVDRLPASLRIAEVTARLRRDRLLSDDPVFADEHLDAIIVHRDDRLLEVLRKRALAPLDDLNDSSRDRLQTTLRSWLLHLGDRKAVAEDLHIHPQTVSYRLGRLHELFGPALDDPDARATLLLALAWGPPGGQSDLE, encoded by the coding sequence ATGGGATCAGACCAGGTGACCCGTCTGGGTGAGCTGGAGACCGTCGTGACCAGGCGACTCCCAGCCATCCTGAACGAGGTTCGTGATCAGCTCGTCGAGCAGCACCCCGACTACGCTGCGTTCCTCACCGAAGAGCTGGCGGAGATCGTGACGGCCAGCGCCGGGTTCGTGCGCCGGCTCATCAACCTCGCCGAACAGCCGGACGAGGACCTGCCCGAGCTGGGTTCGGGCGTCGAACAAGTGGTGTTCGAAGAGATCGGGCGGACGCAGTACCGCCAGGGCCGGCGCGTGACGAGCCTGCTGTCGGCCTACCGCGTGGGCGCGCGGGTCGCGTGGCGCCACGTGTCGGAGGCCGCGCTGGACCTCGAGGTGCCCGCGGAGCTGTTCGCTTCGCTCGCCACCACGGTGTTCGCGCTGGTGGACCAGCTGTCGGAGTCGTCGCTCAAGGGCTACCTGCAGGAGCAGTCCGACGCCGTGCGCATGCGCGAGCGGCTGCGCGACGAGCTGACCGAGCTGCTGCTCTCCGACCGCGCCGACGGGGCGGCGGTGCAGGCCGCGGCGCTGCGGGCGGAGTGGCGGCTGCCGCGGTCGGCCGCGGTGGTGCTGGTGGAGGACGAGAACCAGCTGGGCCGCGAGCTCGTGGCTCGCCTCGACGACACGTGCCTGCGGCTGCGCCGGCCGGGCCAGCTCGTGACGATCGTGCCGGACCCGGGCGGCCCGGGCCGGCGCGCGTGGCTGGCGCGGGCGCTGCGCGGCGGCGGCGCCGTGGTCGGCGCGACCGTGCCCGTCGACCGGCTGCCCGCGAGCCTGCGGATCGCCGAGGTGACGGCCCGGCTGCGCCGCGACCGCCTGCTGTCCGATGACCCCGTGTTCGCCGACGAGCACCTCGACGCGATCATCGTGCACCGCGACGACCGTCTGCTGGAGGTCCTGCGCAAGCGGGCGCTGGCCCCGCTGGACGACCTCAACGACTCGTCGCGAGACCGCCTGCAGACCACGCTCCGCTCGTGGCTACTGCACCTCGGCGACCGCAAGGCCGTGGCCGAGGACCTGCACATCCACCCGCAGACGGTGTCCTACCGCCTCGGCCGCCTGCACGAGCTGTTCGGGCCCGCGCTCGACGACCCGGACGCGCGCGCGACGCTGCTGCTGGCCCTGGCCTGGGGTCCGCCGGGAGGGCAGTCCGACCTGGAATGA
- the hpnC gene encoding squalene synthase HpnC, translating to MRSTSPDGHAADADGLREKRSAENFPVALRVLPRRLRSDLQAVYAVARTIDDLGDEADGDRIALLKAFGDELSAAFDGAEPTDPVIRGLVPAMRAGRVELEPFRRLVEANLQDQHVTRYATYEDLRAYCRLSADPVGRIVLRLFDVHDPEAEELSDRVCTALQLLEHWQDVAEDHGNGRIYLPQEDLTAYGVTEDELGAARASRRLRELMRFEIDRAAALLGSGAGLVGLLHGWGRLAVSGFVAGGLATVDALRETNGDVLATQAKPGKADVLAWLVWLQVGVPRTGRRSG from the coding sequence ATGAGATCGACTTCACCTGACGGTCACGCAGCGGACGCGGACGGTCTGCGAGAGAAGCGGAGCGCGGAGAACTTCCCGGTCGCGCTCCGCGTGCTGCCCCGGCGGCTGCGGTCGGATCTGCAGGCCGTCTACGCCGTCGCGCGCACGATCGACGACCTCGGTGACGAAGCCGACGGCGACCGCATCGCGCTGCTCAAGGCGTTCGGCGACGAGCTCTCGGCCGCCTTCGACGGCGCCGAGCCCACCGACCCCGTGATCCGCGGCCTCGTGCCGGCGATGCGCGCGGGGCGGGTGGAGCTCGAACCGTTCCGCCGGCTGGTCGAGGCCAACCTGCAGGACCAGCACGTGACGCGGTACGCGACGTACGAAGACCTGCGCGCGTACTGCCGGCTGTCGGCCGACCCGGTGGGCCGGATCGTGCTGCGGCTGTTCGACGTGCACGACCCCGAGGCCGAGGAGCTCTCGGACCGCGTGTGCACCGCGCTGCAGCTGCTGGAGCACTGGCAGGACGTGGCCGAGGACCACGGCAACGGCCGGATCTACCTGCCGCAGGAAGACCTCACGGCCTACGGCGTCACCGAGGACGAGCTGGGCGCGGCGCGGGCGTCGCGCCGGCTGAGAGAGCTGATGCGCTTCGAGATCGACCGCGCCGCGGCCCTTCTGGGCAGCGGCGCTGGTCTGGTCGGGCTCCTTCACGGCTGGGGCCGGCTGGCCGTGAGCGGGTTCGTGGCCGGCGGGCTGGCGACCGTCGACGCACTGCGGGAGACGAACGGAGACGTGCTCGCCACGCAGGCCAAGCCGGGCAAAGCGGATGTGCTGGCGTGGCTCGTGTGGCTGCAGGTGGGTGTGCCCAGGACGGGGAGGCGGTCGGGATGA
- the hpnD gene encoding presqualene diphosphate synthase HpnD: MSTVEEAYEHCALVTKEQARNFYYGIRLLPPDKRSALCAVYALARIVDDIGDGDLPPEAKLQGLADIRKSLGDLSASTDPVYVAVADAARRYPIPLGAFEELLDGVEMDVTGREYVRFEDLVEYCRCVAGSVGRLCLGVFGSKPEPEAPTYADELGIALQQTNILRDIREDLLNGRVYLPKEDLDKFGVELKVGEDGRLADDGGGLTALVHFSAARARDWYARGLKLVPSLDRRSAACCAAMSGIYRTLLDRIDEQPSLVFDRRLSLSGREKAVVAVRALTGIGR; encoded by the coding sequence ATGAGCACAGTCGAAGAGGCCTACGAGCACTGCGCGCTGGTCACGAAGGAGCAGGCGCGCAACTTCTACTACGGGATCCGGCTGCTGCCGCCCGACAAGCGCTCGGCGTTGTGCGCGGTCTACGCGCTGGCCCGGATCGTCGACGACATCGGCGACGGCGACCTGCCACCCGAGGCGAAGCTGCAGGGCCTGGCCGACATCCGCAAGTCGCTCGGTGACCTGTCCGCGAGCACCGACCCGGTGTACGTCGCGGTCGCCGACGCGGCCCGGCGCTACCCGATCCCGCTCGGCGCGTTCGAGGAGCTGCTCGACGGCGTGGAGATGGACGTGACCGGCCGCGAGTACGTGCGGTTCGAGGACCTCGTGGAGTACTGCCGCTGCGTCGCCGGTTCGGTCGGGCGGCTGTGCCTCGGGGTGTTCGGGAGCAAGCCCGAGCCCGAGGCACCGACGTACGCCGACGAGCTCGGGATCGCGTTGCAGCAGACCAACATCCTGCGCGACATCCGCGAAGACCTCCTCAACGGGCGCGTGTACCTGCCCAAGGAGGACCTCGACAAGTTCGGGGTGGAGCTGAAGGTCGGCGAGGACGGCCGGCTGGCCGACGACGGTGGCGGGCTGACCGCGCTGGTCCACTTCAGCGCCGCGCGCGCCCGCGACTGGTACGCCCGCGGTCTCAAGCTCGTGCCCTCGCTCGACCGCCGCAGCGCCGCGTGCTGCGCGGCGATGTCCGGGATCTACCGCACGCTGCTCGACCGCATCGACGAACAACCCTCGCTCGTGTTCGACCGCAGGCTTTCCTTGTCCGGCCGGGAAAAGGCGGTGGTCGCCGTGCGGGCGCTCACGGGGATCGGCCGATGA
- the hpnE gene encoding hydroxysqualene dehydroxylase HpnE, which yields MTAEVAVVGGGLAGIATALRCADAGRPVTLFEARPHLGGLTHSFTRGELHVDNGQHVFLRCCTAYLALLDRLGVADRVTLQPRLEIPIRTPGSTESTWLRRGDLPAPLHLAASLLRYDPLRPLDRARFALAALALRRVDPTDDRTDRQSFGEWLRRHGQSAAAIEALWDLVGVATLNATADEASLSLAATVFQEGLLTDPAAADIGWSLVPLRELHGDAALEALTTAGADVRTGTKVRAIEETAGGWRVRTDDGEATFGQVVLAAPPPVTEKLAPPGAIPLPHGWSGGLGSSPIVNVHVVLDRRVLDEPFVAGVRTPVQWVFDRTRQSGLASGQYLAMSLSAADDLIDLPTATLRERLLPELTGLLPEARGAQVLDFFVTRERHATFRPGPGTASLRPAAETSARGLYLAGAWTATGWPATMEGAARSGAAAATALLEKNVHEEKEGVGA from the coding sequence ATGACAGCCGAAGTCGCCGTCGTCGGTGGCGGACTCGCGGGCATCGCCACCGCGCTACGCTGCGCCGACGCAGGGCGCCCGGTGACGCTGTTCGAGGCGCGGCCGCACCTGGGTGGGCTCACGCACTCGTTCACGCGCGGCGAGCTGCACGTGGACAACGGCCAGCACGTGTTCCTGCGCTGCTGCACCGCGTACCTCGCTTTGCTCGACCGCCTCGGCGTCGCCGACCGCGTGACGTTGCAGCCGCGCCTGGAGATCCCGATCCGCACTCCGGGCTCCACGGAGTCGACGTGGCTGCGCCGCGGCGACCTGCCCGCGCCGCTGCACCTGGCCGCGTCCCTGCTGCGCTACGACCCGCTGCGCCCGCTGGACCGCGCGCGCTTCGCGTTGGCAGCGCTGGCCTTGCGCCGCGTGGACCCCACCGACGACCGCACGGACCGGCAGTCGTTCGGTGAATGGCTGCGCCGCCACGGACAGAGCGCAGCCGCGATCGAGGCGCTGTGGGACCTCGTCGGGGTCGCGACGCTCAACGCGACGGCCGACGAAGCATCGCTTTCCCTGGCCGCCACGGTGTTCCAGGAGGGCCTGCTCACCGACCCGGCCGCGGCCGACATCGGCTGGTCGCTCGTGCCGTTGCGCGAGCTTCACGGCGACGCGGCGCTCGAAGCGCTCACCACGGCCGGCGCCGACGTGCGGACCGGCACGAAGGTGCGCGCCATCGAGGAGACGGCCGGCGGCTGGCGCGTGCGCACCGACGACGGCGAGGCCACGTTCGGCCAGGTCGTGCTCGCCGCTCCCCCGCCCGTCACGGAGAAACTCGCGCCGCCGGGCGCGATCCCGCTGCCGCACGGCTGGTCGGGCGGGCTCGGTAGCTCGCCCATCGTGAACGTCCACGTGGTACTCGACCGGCGCGTGCTGGACGAGCCGTTCGTGGCTGGTGTGCGCACGCCGGTGCAGTGGGTCTTCGACCGCACGCGCCAGTCGGGCCTGGCGTCCGGGCAGTACCTGGCGATGTCGCTCTCGGCCGCCGACGACCTGATCGACCTGCCGACGGCGACGTTGCGCGAGCGCCTGTTGCCGGAGCTCACGGGGCTGCTGCCCGAAGCGCGCGGCGCGCAGGTGCTGGATTTCTTCGTGACGCGGGAACGGCACGCGACGTTCCGGCCCGGCCCGGGCACGGCGTCGCTGCGCCCGGCCGCGGAGACGTCCGCGCGAGGGCTCTACCTGGCCGGGGCGTGGACCGCCACCGGCTGGCCCGCGACGATGGAGGGCGCCGCCCGCAGCGGTGCGGCCGCGGCGACCGCCCTTCTCGAGAAGAACGTGCACGAGGAGAAGGAGGGAGTCGGAGCATGA
- a CDS encoding polyprenyl synthetase family protein, producing the protein MTATMRPAAEAAPAVPAALGRTRDTVQPALREAVGRLDETSRAISAYHLGWTEADGTPVSGNGGKAVRPALAVLSALAAGAPAETGVPGAVAVELVHNFSLVHDDLMDGDTERRHRPTVWALWGAPAAILTGDAMLALAQEVVLDSGSPHAIPAARLLSETTRRLIHGQVLDVQFEQRDDVTLPECLSMAGGKTGALLSGSAAIGAVLAGAPAETVDALAVFGEEVGLAFQLVDDVLGIWGDAAVTGKPVYSDLRARKKSLPVTYAVTHGGAKGRELAEWLAGEETGGAADEAELARVAALVESAGGREWATAEAARRVATAERALSAIPSGPREELIDIARFIVHREA; encoded by the coding sequence ATGACCGCCACCATGCGACCCGCCGCCGAGGCGGCCCCTGCGGTGCCGGCCGCACTCGGCCGCACCCGTGACACGGTGCAGCCGGCGCTGCGCGAAGCCGTCGGCCGGCTGGACGAGACCAGCCGCGCCATCAGTGCGTACCACCTCGGCTGGACCGAAGCCGACGGCACGCCGGTGAGCGGCAACGGCGGCAAGGCCGTGCGGCCGGCGCTCGCGGTGCTCTCGGCGCTGGCCGCCGGCGCGCCCGCCGAGACCGGCGTGCCCGGAGCGGTCGCCGTCGAACTGGTGCACAACTTCTCGCTCGTCCACGACGACCTCATGGACGGCGACACCGAACGCCGCCACCGCCCCACCGTCTGGGCGCTGTGGGGCGCGCCGGCGGCCATCCTGACCGGCGACGCGATGCTCGCGCTCGCGCAGGAAGTGGTGCTGGACAGCGGTTCCCCGCACGCGATCCCCGCCGCGCGGCTGCTGTCGGAGACCACGCGCCGGCTCATCCACGGCCAGGTGCTCGACGTCCAGTTCGAACAGCGCGACGACGTGACGCTGCCCGAGTGCCTCTCCATGGCCGGCGGCAAGACCGGCGCGCTGCTGTCCGGCAGCGCCGCGATCGGCGCCGTGCTCGCCGGCGCGCCCGCCGAGACCGTCGACGCCCTCGCAGTGTTCGGCGAGGAGGTCGGGTTGGCGTTCCAGCTCGTGGACGACGTCCTCGGCATCTGGGGCGACGCGGCCGTGACCGGCAAGCCCGTGTACTCCGACCTGCGGGCGCGCAAGAAGTCGCTGCCCGTCACCTATGCGGTCACCCACGGCGGCGCGAAGGGCCGCGAGCTCGCGGAGTGGCTCGCGGGCGAGGAAACCGGCGGTGCGGCCGACGAGGCCGAGCTGGCGCGAGTCGCCGCGCTCGTGGAATCGGCCGGCGGCCGCGAGTGGGCCACGGCCGAGGCCGCCCGCCGCGTCGCGACGGCCGAGCGCGCGCTGTCGGCGATCCCGTCCGGGCCGCGCGAAGAGCTCATCGACATCGCCCGTTTCATCGTGCACAGGGAGGCGTGA
- the shc gene encoding squalene--hopene cyclase — MTQTVPGTSTSDTPRERSRTPEEALAAGVEFLRGEQHAAGWWKGELATNVTMDAEDLLLRQFLGILTEQQKQESARWIRSQQRDDGTWANFPGGPADLSTTVEAWVALRLTGDPADAPWLVEAAGWIRANGGLESTRVFTRIWLAMFGQWSWDDLPNLPPELIFLPPWFPLNVYDFACWARQTIVPLTIVGTLRPKRRLPFDVAELRVGKTPKKSAAPWSWDGVFQNLDTALHTYAKLPFNPVRKVAMRQAAEWILARQESDGSWGGIQPPWVYSILALHLLGYPLDHPALKAGLEGLEDFAIREETEQGWVRRLEACQSPVWDTALAMTALLDAGVSPGDETLVRATEWMLGEEITVPGDWTVRRPSLAPGGFAFEFANDGYPDTDDTAEVVLALRRMGRPDHLRIRGAIDRSVKWLEGMQSSDGGWGAFDADNTQVLATKLPFCDFGAVIDPPSADVTAHVVEMLAAEGKAHTIECRRGVKWLLDNQEADGSWFGRWGANYVYGTGAVVPALVLAGVPASDVRIRRAVRYLTEHQNPDGGWGEDLRSYDDPGKWSGRGESTPSQTAWSLLALLAAGEQNAAATTQGVAWLCEQQREDGGWDEDFHTGTGFPGDFYLSYHLYRVVFPLSALGRYVRSDS, encoded by the coding sequence ATGACGCAGACCGTCCCCGGGACGTCCACTTCGGACACCCCGCGCGAACGATCGCGTACTCCGGAAGAAGCCCTCGCCGCCGGCGTCGAGTTCCTGCGCGGCGAGCAGCACGCGGCGGGCTGGTGGAAGGGCGAGCTCGCAACCAACGTCACGATGGACGCCGAAGACCTGCTGCTGCGCCAGTTCCTCGGCATCCTCACCGAGCAGCAGAAGCAGGAGTCGGCTCGCTGGATCCGTTCACAGCAGCGCGACGACGGCACGTGGGCCAACTTTCCCGGCGGCCCGGCGGACCTGTCGACCACGGTGGAGGCGTGGGTCGCCCTGCGGCTGACGGGTGACCCGGCCGACGCACCGTGGCTCGTCGAGGCGGCCGGCTGGATCCGCGCGAACGGCGGCCTGGAGAGCACCCGCGTGTTCACACGGATCTGGCTCGCGATGTTCGGGCAGTGGTCGTGGGACGACCTGCCCAACCTGCCGCCCGAGCTGATTTTCCTGCCGCCGTGGTTTCCGCTCAACGTCTACGACTTCGCGTGCTGGGCGCGCCAGACGATCGTGCCGCTCACGATCGTCGGCACACTGCGGCCGAAGCGGCGGCTGCCGTTCGACGTCGCCGAGCTGCGCGTCGGCAAGACCCCGAAGAAGTCCGCGGCGCCGTGGTCGTGGGACGGGGTGTTCCAGAACCTCGACACCGCACTGCACACGTACGCGAAGCTGCCGTTCAACCCGGTGCGCAAGGTCGCGATGCGCCAGGCCGCCGAGTGGATCCTCGCGCGCCAGGAGTCCGACGGTTCGTGGGGCGGCATCCAGCCGCCGTGGGTGTACTCGATCCTCGCGCTGCACCTGCTGGGCTACCCGCTCGACCACCCCGCGCTCAAGGCCGGGCTCGAAGGTCTCGAGGACTTCGCCATCCGCGAGGAGACCGAGCAGGGCTGGGTCCGCCGGCTCGAAGCGTGCCAGTCGCCGGTGTGGGACACCGCGCTCGCGATGACCGCGCTGCTCGACGCGGGCGTCTCCCCCGGCGACGAGACGCTGGTGCGCGCGACGGAGTGGATGCTGGGCGAGGAGATCACTGTGCCGGGCGACTGGACGGTGCGCCGCCCGTCGCTCGCGCCCGGCGGGTTCGCGTTCGAGTTCGCCAACGACGGTTACCCCGACACCGACGACACCGCCGAGGTCGTGCTGGCGTTGCGGCGCATGGGCCGGCCGGACCACCTGCGCATCCGCGGGGCGATCGACCGCAGCGTGAAGTGGCTCGAAGGCATGCAGTCCAGCGACGGCGGGTGGGGCGCGTTCGACGCGGACAACACGCAGGTGCTCGCCACGAAGCTGCCGTTCTGCGACTTCGGCGCCGTGATCGACCCGCCGTCGGCGGACGTCACCGCGCACGTCGTGGAGATGCTGGCGGCCGAGGGCAAGGCGCACACGATCGAATGCCGCCGCGGCGTGAAGTGGCTGCTGGACAACCAGGAGGCCGACGGTTCGTGGTTCGGCCGGTGGGGCGCGAACTACGTCTACGGCACGGGCGCGGTCGTGCCCGCGCTGGTCCTGGCCGGCGTTCCCGCGTCCGACGTCCGGATCCGCCGCGCCGTGCGGTACCTGACCGAGCACCAGAACCCGGACGGGGGCTGGGGCGAGGACTTGCGCTCCTACGACGACCCGGGCAAGTGGTCGGGCCGCGGCGAGTCGACGCCGTCGCAGACCGCGTGGTCGCTGCTCGCGCTGCTCGCCGCCGGCGAGCAGAACGCGGCCGCGACGACCCAGGGCGTGGCGTGGCTGTGTGAGCAGCAGCGCGAAGACGGCGGCTGGGACGAGGACTTCCACACCGGCACCGGCTTCCCCGGCGACTTCTACCTGTCATACCACCTCTACCGCGTGGTGTTCCCGCTGTCGGCGCTGGGCCGGTACGTGCGGAGCGACTCGTGA
- the ispH gene encoding 4-hydroxy-3-methylbut-2-enyl diphosphate reductase: protein MRPAVLCAPLRIERAALRAAGLPVVRTGLGPRRAAATAARLPEGPRLVAGIGGGLAAHVRPGDVVVADEVRGPDGVVEVPSAPLLAGALRRLGLTVHLGPVLGVDHVVGERERATLASSGALAVDMESHRLAAAGQPFAVVRSIADTVGAPLVWPGTVSHGLAGLRSLRAAVPALTAWAAATGPRQLVMASPRSFCAGVERAIDIVDRALAKHGAPVYVRRQIVHNTHVVRQLQKRGAVFVDEVEEVPEGATLVFAAHGVTPAVRRDAAERGLSVIDATCPLVTKVHNEVRRYSGRGDTVFLIGHAEHEEVEGTVGEAPGSVVVVEDVAAARTVQATGAVAYTMQTTLALDEAEEIASVLRERFPALSAPRKDDICYATTNRQQALRAIAREVDLVLVVGSANSSNSRRLVEVAEREGTPAVLVDGVSDIDLRRLASAGRIGLTAGASAPPHLVDEVVAGLRGLGPVTVAESRLTDEEITFTLPREVL from the coding sequence GTGAGACCGGCCGTGCTGTGCGCGCCGCTGCGGATCGAGCGGGCCGCCTTGCGCGCCGCCGGCCTGCCGGTGGTGCGCACGGGCCTGGGCCCGCGGCGGGCGGCGGCCACCGCGGCCCGGTTGCCGGAGGGACCTCGTCTCGTCGCCGGGATCGGCGGTGGGCTCGCGGCGCACGTGCGGCCGGGTGACGTGGTGGTGGCCGACGAGGTGCGTGGGCCGGACGGCGTGGTCGAGGTGCCGTCCGCTCCCCTGCTGGCCGGCGCGTTGCGACGGCTCGGTTTGACGGTCCACCTCGGACCGGTACTCGGCGTCGACCACGTGGTGGGGGAACGGGAACGCGCCACGCTGGCCTCCTCGGGCGCACTGGCTGTCGACATGGAGTCGCACCGGCTGGCCGCTGCCGGGCAGCCGTTCGCCGTCGTTAGGTCCATTGCGGACACAGTCGGTGCGCCGCTGGTCTGGCCCGGCACGGTTTCCCACGGCCTGGCGGGGCTGCGCAGCCTGCGGGCGGCGGTACCGGCGCTCACGGCGTGGGCGGCGGCGACCGGGCCGCGGCAGCTGGTGATGGCGAGCCCGCGGTCCTTCTGCGCCGGCGTGGAGCGGGCGATCGACATCGTGGACCGCGCGCTGGCCAAGCACGGCGCGCCGGTGTACGTGCGGCGCCAGATCGTGCACAACACCCACGTGGTGCGGCAGCTGCAGAAGCGCGGCGCGGTGTTCGTCGACGAGGTCGAGGAAGTGCCGGAGGGTGCGACGCTCGTGTTCGCCGCCCACGGCGTGACCCCGGCGGTGCGGCGCGACGCGGCGGAGCGCGGCCTGTCGGTGATCGACGCGACGTGCCCGCTGGTGACCAAGGTGCACAACGAGGTGCGCCGCTACAGCGGGCGCGGCGACACGGTGTTCCTCATCGGGCACGCCGAGCACGAAGAAGTGGAAGGGACCGTCGGGGAGGCGCCCGGTTCGGTCGTGGTGGTGGAGGACGTCGCGGCGGCCCGCACCGTGCAGGCCACCGGAGCCGTCGCCTACACCATGCAGACCACGCTGGCGCTCGACGAGGCCGAGGAGATCGCGTCCGTGCTGCGCGAGCGGTTCCCCGCGTTGTCCGCGCCGCGCAAGGACGACATCTGTTACGCCACCACCAACCGGCAGCAGGCGCTGCGGGCGATCGCGCGCGAGGTCGACCTCGTACTGGTGGTGGGCTCGGCCAACTCGTCCAACTCGCGCCGGCTCGTGGAAGTCGCCGAGCGCGAGGGAACGCCGGCCGTGCTGGTCGACGGAGTTTCGGACATCGACCTGCGCCGCCTGGCGAGCGCGGGCCGGATCGGCCTCACCGCGGGCGCCTCGGCGCCGCCGCACCTCGTGGACGAGGTCGTGGCGGGCCTGCGCGGACTCGGGCCGGTCACCGTCGCCGAAAGCCGGCTGACGGACGAAGAAATCACTTTCACCCTACCTCGGGAGGTGCTCTGA
- the hpnH gene encoding adenosyl-hopene transferase HpnH, translating into MAMPLRQSVRLGGYLMKQKLLRKEKFPLLVELEPLFACNLKCAGCGKIEQPHTLLKQRMPVEQAVGAIEESGAPMVSIAGGEPLMHPKIDEIVQQLLDRRKIVFLCTNALLLHKHIHKFKPHHNFAWMVHIDGLEERHDASVRKEGGFAAAVEAIKLAKEKGFRVMTNTTFFNGDTSQDVINVLDYLNDLGVDNMQISPAYAYEKAPDQDHWLGVNQTRELFAKAFGGGNRKRWRLNHSPVFLDFLEGKRDLECTPWGIPSYSLLGWQRPCYLLDDGYAKTYKELIEETDWDAFGRGKDPRCDNCMAHCGYEPTAVIATLGSLKESVRAAVGH; encoded by the coding sequence ATGGCCATGCCGTTGCGTCAGTCCGTGCGACTGGGCGGTTATCTGATGAAGCAGAAGCTGCTGCGCAAGGAAAAGTTCCCGCTGCTGGTGGAGCTTGAGCCGCTGTTCGCTTGCAACCTCAAGTGCGCCGGCTGCGGCAAGATCGAGCAACCGCACACCTTGCTCAAGCAGCGGATGCCGGTGGAGCAGGCCGTGGGTGCTATCGAGGAGAGCGGCGCGCCGATGGTGTCCATCGCCGGCGGTGAGCCGCTGATGCACCCGAAGATCGACGAGATCGTGCAGCAGCTGCTCGACCGCCGCAAGATCGTGTTCCTCTGCACCAACGCCCTGTTGCTGCACAAGCACATCCACAAGTTCAAGCCCCACCACAACTTCGCGTGGATGGTGCACATCGACGGCCTCGAGGAGCGCCACGACGCGTCGGTGCGCAAGGAGGGCGGGTTCGCCGCGGCCGTCGAGGCGATCAAGCTCGCCAAGGAAAAGGGCTTCCGGGTGATGACGAACACGACGTTCTTCAACGGGGACACCTCGCAGGACGTGATCAACGTGCTCGACTACCTCAACGACCTGGGTGTCGACAACATGCAGATCTCGCCCGCGTACGCCTACGAGAAGGCACCGGACCAGGACCACTGGCTCGGCGTGAACCAGACCCGCGAGCTCTTCGCGAAAGCCTTCGGCGGCGGCAACCGCAAACGCTGGCGCCTCAACCACTCGCCGGTGTTCCTCGACTTCCTCGAAGGCAAGCGCGACCTCGAGTGCACGCCGTGGGGCATCCCGTCGTATTCGTTGCTCGGCTGGCAGCGCCCGTGCTACCTCCTCGACGACGGCTACGCGAAGACCTACAAGGAACTCATCGAGGAAACCGACTGGGACGCCTTCGGCCGCGGCAAAGACCCGCGGTGCGACAACTGCATGGCGCATTGTGGTTACGAGCCGACCGCGGTGATCGCCACGCTGGGTTCACTGAAGGAGTCGGTGCGCGCGGCTGTGGGGCACTGA
- a CDS encoding zinc-dependent alcohol dehydrogenase family protein: MARLLLTEFGDPATSVRLDDAPAPAPGPDDVVVEMLAAPLNPADFLLVRGLYGVRPALPATLGAEGVGRVVEGDAELVGKRVLILPTMEQGLWADKVVLPRRTVLPIREDADVLQLSMLAVNPATAYQLLRLHGRLEPGSWIAQTAANSAMGRYLITLARRAGLRTLNVVRRPEAAPEVLTAGGDQAVVSDGNLRASLESALAGEQLSLILDATGGPVIKDLTRSLKNGGTVVTYAFPEGAPRISPADVVFRGISLTGFWLMNWLRTAPAAEVTTLYSDLADLVATGELTAPVEATYRLEDYEGAFAHSLTPGRRGKILFTFGE, translated from the coding sequence ATGGCCCGTCTCCTGCTGACCGAGTTCGGCGACCCCGCCACCTCCGTCCGGCTCGACGACGCCCCGGCTCCGGCGCCCGGGCCGGACGACGTCGTGGTCGAGATGCTCGCCGCCCCGCTCAACCCCGCGGACTTCCTGCTGGTGCGCGGTCTTTACGGCGTCCGTCCGGCGTTGCCCGCGACCCTTGGCGCGGAGGGCGTGGGCCGGGTCGTCGAGGGCGACGCCGAACTGGTGGGCAAGCGTGTGCTGATCCTGCCGACGATGGAACAGGGCCTGTGGGCGGACAAAGTGGTGCTCCCGCGGCGGACCGTGCTGCCGATCCGCGAGGACGCCGACGTCCTGCAGCTGTCCATGCTCGCCGTCAACCCCGCGACGGCCTACCAGCTGCTCCGCCTGCACGGCCGGCTCGAGCCGGGTTCGTGGATCGCCCAGACGGCCGCGAACTCCGCCATGGGCCGCTACCTCATCACCCTCGCCCGGCGCGCCGGCCTGCGCACCCTGAACGTCGTCCGCCGCCCCGAGGCCGCCCCCGAAGTCCTCACCGCGGGTGGCGACCAGGCCGTGGTCTCCGACGGCAACCTCCGCGCCTCCCTCGAATCGGCCCTCGCCGGCGAGCAGCTCTCCCTCATCCTCGACGCCACCGGCGGCCCGGTCATCAAGGACCTCACCCGCTCCCTCAAGAACGGCGGCACCGTCGTCACCTACGCCTTCCCCGAAGGCGCCCCACGGATCTCGCCGGCGGACGTGGTCTTCCGCGGGATTTCGCTGACGGGCTTCTGGCTGATGAACTGGCTCCGCACCGCCCCGGCCGCCGAGGTGACCACCTTGTACTCCGACCTCGCCGACCTCGTGGCCACCGGCGAACTCACCGCGCCGGTCGAGGCGACCTACCGGCTGGAGGACTACGAGGGCGCCTTCGCCCACTCCCTGACGCCCGGCCGCCGGGGGAAGATCCTCTTCACCTTCGGAGAGTGA